From Ipomoea triloba cultivar NCNSP0323 chromosome 5, ASM357664v1, the proteins below share one genomic window:
- the LOC116019068 gene encoding uncharacterized protein LOC116019068 yields the protein MKGREGKGPPSTDLLVCFPSRAHLTLMPKPICSPARPSEQNKRHHHHKKLTAVRSGGQASPLLWAKSKTSEIAEPTSPKVTCAGQIKVRPGRPAKPDSCKNWQSVMEEIERLHKSQKYKRKPAWIETTFGFKKDVMQFLTCLRNITFDFRCFGSFPSADVTSDDEDEEDEEAEDEEEEDFRDKGKANDESESSRTMFSKWFMVLQENQNPEPKSTEEVGDDLSESRNLPTGPPPNALLLMRCRSAPAKSWLEERQEKQEEEEKKLKMAAEEEESNNEKNKEKKKESLVVMRYGKDFYKFSSEIANETWVVGGITDPLSRSRSWKR from the coding sequence ATGAAAGGTAGAGAGGGCAAAGGGCCACCATCAACAGACCTTTTAGTCTGTTTTCCCTCTAGAGCTCATCTAACTCTTATGCCCAAACCCATTTGCAGCCCCGCAAGACCCTCAGAACAAAACAagcgccaccaccaccacaaaaAATTAACCGCCGTCCGATCTGGCGGCCAAGCCAGTCCTCTACTATGGGCCAAATCCAAAACCTCCGAGATCGCAGAGCCCACGTCGCCGAAAGTCACCTGCGCCGGCCAGATCAAGGTCCGGCCGGGCCGGCCGGCCAAACCCGATTCGTGCAAGAACTGGCAATCCGTCATGGAAGAGATCGAGCGGCTCCACAAGAGCCAAAAGTATAAGAGGAAACCGGCCTGGATCGAGACAACGTTCGGGTTCAAGAAAGATGTTATGCAATTCCTCACGTGTTTACGTAACATAACGTTTGATTTCCGATGCTTCGGCTCCTTCCCCTCCGCCGACGTCACTTCCGACGACGAGGACGAGGAGGACGAGGAGGCGGAAgacgaggaagaagaagatttcCGAGATAAAGGCAAAGCAAACGACGAGAGCGAGAGTTCCAGAACCATGTTCTCCAAATGGTTCATGGTCTTGCAAGAAAACCAAAACCCAGAGCCCAAATCCACAGAAGAAGTTGGAGATGATTTATCAGAGAGCCGAAATCTGCCCACCGGACCACCGCCGAACGCGCTCTTACTCATGCGCTGCCGTTCCGCTCCGGCGAAAAGCTGGCTGGAGGAGAGACaagagaaacaagaagaagaagagaagaaattaaaaatggcGGCCGAGGAAGAAGAGAGCAATAACGAGAagaataaggagaagaagaaagagagcTTAGTGGTGATGAGATACGGAAAAGATTTCTACAAATTCTCTTCAGAAATTGCAAACGAGACTTGGGTTGTCGGAGGAATCACAGATCCACTCTCAAGAAGTAGAAGTTGGAAGAGGTGA